A window of Aeromicrobium sp. A1-2 contains these coding sequences:
- a CDS encoding MOSC domain-containing protein, translating into MTVGTVTELWRYPVKSMGGEQLPFSTLDLRALHADRMWAVRDLELDAVTTARRLPALLGCTARFLDEPPAGVGPGDVCDVVVAFPDGTEIASNDRERLDARLSELTGKRVALVPLPPLHDKAAYRGVLASKRDLRLQWALTDDEPLPDFSMFPIRKLAQLSIYATPIGIFADAYAVHLLTTSSLRTMATHGGNFDVRRFRPNIVVDTPLDGLVEQRWVGGTLRAGGIGVGVEIPAVRCSVPMREQPGMPADPEVSRTVSELGERCLGVYADIVEVGTVRVGDAVTFEPPEAAGAFSASVSRLAERVRRNTIRTGNRLIP; encoded by the coding sequence ATGACAGTCGGCACCGTGACCGAACTTTGGCGGTACCCGGTGAAGTCCATGGGCGGTGAGCAGCTCCCCTTTTCGACCCTCGACCTGCGGGCCCTCCACGCTGACCGAATGTGGGCGGTTCGTGACCTCGAGCTCGACGCGGTAACGACTGCCCGCCGGCTCCCTGCACTTTTAGGCTGTACCGCGCGGTTTCTCGATGAGCCTCCGGCCGGCGTTGGCCCAGGTGACGTCTGCGATGTCGTCGTTGCCTTTCCCGACGGCACCGAAATCGCCAGCAACGATCGCGAGCGGTTGGACGCGAGGCTCAGCGAGCTCACGGGCAAACGGGTGGCGCTCGTCCCGCTACCGCCACTGCACGACAAGGCCGCCTATCGAGGTGTCCTCGCGTCGAAGCGCGACCTCCGCCTCCAATGGGCTCTCACCGACGACGAGCCGTTGCCGGACTTCTCCATGTTTCCGATCCGCAAACTCGCCCAACTTTCCATCTACGCGACACCGATCGGGATCTTCGCCGACGCATACGCCGTGCACCTTCTGACCACGTCTAGCCTTCGTACGATGGCAACCCACGGCGGAAACTTCGACGTGCGTCGTTTTCGCCCGAATATCGTCGTCGACACCCCATTGGACGGCTTGGTTGAGCAACGGTGGGTTGGTGGAACCCTCCGGGCCGGTGGCATCGGCGTGGGGGTCGAGATCCCAGCCGTCCGGTGCTCTGTGCCCATGCGTGAACAACCAGGCATGCCTGCGGACCCTGAAGTGTCCCGAACCGTCTCCGAGCTCGGCGAGCGGTGCCTGGGCGTTTACGCCGACATCGTCGAAGTTGGCACCGTTCGCGTCGGCGACGCGGTCACGTTCGAGCCGCCCGAGGCGGCCGGAGCCTTCAGCGCCTCCGTCAGCAGGCTTGCCGAACGTGTCAGGCGCAACACCATCCGCACTGGCAACCGGCTGATCCCTTAA